The window CAGGTTGTTGTACAGGTCAACGGCGTTCTCCCATTCCATACTGCCGAACGTTATGTTCTTCATTATCAGTAGCTGTCCCTTGGGCGAGGCAACGCCGTACGGCACGGGGTTGTAGGATATTATCGGATAGTACACTATGTAGAATATAACCAGCCCGAAGAGCGATGCTATGAGAAGAACCTTAAGGCGAAAAGAGGTTTCGTAGGAGAGTTTCATAAAAACCACCTCACGAGCTTTTAACAGACACTTTGAACGCTCCCCAATCCGTCTCTTCTCCGTAGGTCACGGTGAAGTTGACGAGCTCATACCTCTGAACCGGGCCGTTCTTGTGGAAAACGAGGACGTATCCCGGCTCCAGGCTCCAGCGGGCTATCTCCTTGGCCTCGTGGGTTGGAACCCTGTTGAAGGCGTACTTACTCAGCTGAAGCTCCCTCGCACAATCGTACTTCTTCACCCAGCCGTTGGCCGAACCTCCCCAGGTCCACAGGTCAACGCACCACTGCGGTGTGGAGACCGCAATCGTCAGGGTATCGTCCAGCTCATCACTTCCCCCGAGGACGAGGGCGTTGTTCTCGGCAGTGAACGGAACGGCGTTCGTATAGGTAACTCCCGCGATGGTGAAGTTCTGGGCGAGCAGTATCTGGCCCCTGGGGGACTCCACTTTAAACGGATCGACCTGGTGGGAGATGAGTGGATAATATACTATCATGAATATAGCGATTCCAAAGATGACCGCCAGTATAAGAACCTTCACCCTAAACGTGGTCTCGTAGGATATCCTTGACCTACCGCCTTTCGCCACTCCGGCTCACCTCAGCCCATAATTGTTCATCAGTGCTTAAAAGTTTTACTGAAGAGAAAAAGTTTCATAGCGACCTCCCCTAGATATATACCCACGCGCTGCTTCAAGAATGTACTGGTTACTTTTTATATTCTGAACCATAATGCTTATATTAAAGTGCACCACCTACTATTTGAGGTGATTAGTGTGAATATTATTGAAACTGAGAACCTCACCAAAGTGTACGACGGTACCGTAGCCGTCGATCATCTTAATCTAGCAGTAAAGAAGGGAAGGGTCTTCGGTTTTCTTGGACCAAACGGTGCCGGCAAAACAACAACAATCCTCCTTCTCCTGGGGTTACTGGAGCCGACAGAAGGAACGGCCCACGTTGCAGGGATAAACGTTCAAGAAAAGCCAGTTGAAGTCAAGAGGATAAGCGGTTTTGTACCCGCGGAGGGCGGCCTCTATCCAAACCTGAGCGCCATGGACAACCTGCTCTATTTCGCCAAGTTCTACAGGATTCCAAGGGGCGAAGCCGAAAAGAGAGCGAAGGAGCTCCTTGAACTCGTGGGACTGGAGAGTGCGGCCGGTAAGAAGGTCGGCGGCTTCTCCACCGGAATGAAGCAGCGCCTCCTCCTGGCGCAGGCACTCCTGAACGACCCCGAAGTGCTCTTCCTGGATGAACCCACGAGCGGCCTTGACCCTCGGGGAGCGGTGGAAATAAGGAACCTCCTGCGGGGGCTCAGGAAAGAGGGAAAAACGATTTTCTTCTCGTCCCATATCCTCAGCGAAGTCGAAGAGGTCAGCGACGAGATAGGAATAATCTCAAGGGGAAAGCTCCTGATCAGCGGAAGCCAGGAGGAGATAAAGAAGAAGTTCATGGAGGACAAGATGGTGATAACCGTCGAAACCAAAGAACCCCTGGACATCACAGACCTGAACGTTGAGTTTATAGGGTGGCGCAAGACCGGGCCCAACGGTCTGACGGTTTACACCTCAAAAGACGTCAGGGAAGAACTGATAACGGAACTCACGAACAAGGGCTACACGGTCATAGACATCCATCTGCACGAGCCGAGTCTCGAAGAGGTATTTCTTGAGCTCGTCTATGGAGGTGAGGAGCAATGATAGGGGCAATAGCGGGAAAGGAGTTCAGGGACTACCTGACGAGCAAGAGATTTATTGTGCTATTTGCGTTCCTCCTCGGTGTTACGCTGCTCGCCCTCGTGCAGGTTAAGGTAGGGATGACCACGTGGCAAGGAATTTCGATAGAGATAGGGAAAGAAAACCTCAAGGTATACCAGGTGATGGGGGGCGTAACCTACTACCTGAGCCTCATCGGAGGTATCTTCGCCCTAGCGCTGGGCTTTGATGCAATAACGAGGGAGAGGGAGAACAGAACGCTGAAGGTGCTCATGAGCCATCCAGTTTACCGAGATCAGGTGATTCTCGGCAAGCTCCTGGGCGGGGCTATGACCCTGGCAGTGGCGGTCATTGTGACGTTCCTCATAGTCCTTGGAACCCTCATGGGGCTGGGCATCACAGTGGACGGTACCGCCGTTATCCGGCTGGCGGTCTACTTCCTCTTCGCGTACATATACCTCATGGTGTTCTTCGCCATGGCGGTGGCTTTCTCCACCAGGTCATCCTCAAGTGGAAATGCCCTTATGTACTCCCTGGTGCTCTTCCTCGTGCTAACCTTAGTCATCAACGCAATAGCACCCATAGTGGCGGACCACGTGGCTGGGCCAAAGCCCCAGCCCCCGCAGGAAGCGTTCGTGGACTATTCCGGGAACGTAACCTTGGAGGAACTGCAGGCGCAGGAAAAGCTCTGGCAGGAGTACGACGAACGGATACAGGAATGGAGCAAGAGGTACTTCGGAACCATCGATAAAATCAACAGCCTGTCACCTACCTCGGGCTTCCAGCAGATAGCGCAGTACGTACTGAATCCGCACGCACGCTCCTTGGAGGACATGTTTTCAGCGGTACTGGGATATGGAACTACCGAGGAGGAGCCGAACTACACCCTCGCAGAAAGCCTCTCGTTCGCCAAGAGGGAGATAGCCTTCCTGATAGCGTACGTGGTAATAACCTTCATCGCAGCATACCTTGGGTTCGTAAGGGCTGAGATAAGGTGAGGGGCATGAGAAAGCTCACCGGACTCGCTTTTCTTTTCCTTCTGCTGACCATACCCCTGGAAGCAGCAACGACGATAGGAATAACGCTTCATACAGGGCAGAGTGTGGTCGTCAATGGAATAACCGTGGAATTCACCGACTTCTCAGGCTCTGGACAGGTTGCCTTCAAAATAAACGGAACGACTCGCATCCTCTCCTTTGGTGAAACCGTGAAAATAGCCAGTGGAATCAACATGACCGTTGGGAGCCTGAAAACATCGGAAGGAGCAGTCCACGTTGTATTCTGGGGAACCAACCTGAACATCAAACGCTCCCCCAGCAGCGTCCAGCTTGAGACCCAGTTCCCGAGTAAGGTGACGGAACCGGGAAAGAAGGTTGTCTTCACCGTAACCGTCAGGAACACCGGAGACGACGCGTTCATCCCATTATCCGCGGAGGCGCCTTTCGGATGGAACGTCAAAATAATGGGGGGAGACTCCGAAATCAACGGGGTCTACCTGAAGCACGGAGAGAGTGCCACCATAAGCGTTGTCGTCACAGCAGGCCAGAGAACCGGTAAATTCCCCATCGTTCTTAAAGCGGGGGAAAGCGAGCTGAGCCTTACCGTTATCGTCAGGAGCGGTGGAGTTTCCATAAGCTGTCCGTATCCAATCAAAGAAACGGAGGCAGGAGAAGACGTCCATTTTACCCTCCACCTGACATCCCCTGGAGCCAAAGTTCTGGAGTTGAAGGCGGAAGTGCCTGAGGGGTGGAGCGCAAGGTTCATTGCAAACGGAGAACCTATCAAAGCAGTTACCGTCGAAGGGGAAGCCCAAGTAACGCTCGTCATCAGCGTACCGAGCAATGCACCGGTAGGAGATTACAAGGTTAGGGTGCGGGCGGGAGATTCGGAGGAAACCCTCGG of the Thermococcus sp. 21S7 genome contains:
- a CDS encoding ABC transporter ATP-binding protein gives rise to the protein MNIIETENLTKVYDGTVAVDHLNLAVKKGRVFGFLGPNGAGKTTTILLLLGLLEPTEGTAHVAGINVQEKPVEVKRISGFVPAEGGLYPNLSAMDNLLYFAKFYRIPRGEAEKRAKELLELVGLESAAGKKVGGFSTGMKQRLLLAQALLNDPEVLFLDEPTSGLDPRGAVEIRNLLRGLRKEGKTIFFSSHILSEVEEVSDEIGIISRGKLLISGSQEEIKKKFMEDKMVITVETKEPLDITDLNVEFIGWRKTGPNGLTVYTSKDVREELITELTNKGYTVIDIHLHEPSLEEVFLELVYGGEEQ
- a CDS encoding ABC transporter permease subunit produces the protein MIGAIAGKEFRDYLTSKRFIVLFAFLLGVTLLALVQVKVGMTTWQGISIEIGKENLKVYQVMGGVTYYLSLIGGIFALALGFDAITRERENRTLKVLMSHPVYRDQVILGKLLGGAMTLAVAVIVTFLIVLGTLMGLGITVDGTAVIRLAVYFLFAYIYLMVFFAMAVAFSTRSSSSGNALMYSLVLFLVLTLVINAIAPIVADHVAGPKPQPPQEAFVDYSGNVTLEELQAQEKLWQEYDERIQEWSKRYFGTIDKINSLSPTSGFQQIAQYVLNPHARSLEDMFSAVLGYGTTEEEPNYTLAESLSFAKREIAFLIAYVVITFIAAYLGFVRAEIR